A single window of Gossypium arboreum isolate Shixiya-1 chromosome 13, ASM2569848v2, whole genome shotgun sequence DNA harbors:
- the LOC108463883 gene encoding WPP domain-interacting protein 2-like, protein MDLGSECSALELVEDNEATQNTIPHVGDDKMKNNHGDDCKSKDNGSCTIDNLTQRSAIDQTGYSDALTAGNHVKGTAEIVLPMHSTPLVAGKSPGGSSPPTTKGYGLKKWRRIKRDFVKDSTASMDSSKILKRGLTGSANLDPSKPQQRASPEIKQNSASPIGPVNMLSTSVAPGSMFAVGAAFASATDSENSEDRSSKSSTAASMPKVRYDLPAVLGYMHDKNQMKNLGRNIVGNSSHRVQQGKGRAESSKKARGVRVKIEKENSHSSVESDSRSSNFIFTQHPISVTSNGKQSGNPMNYDGENSDEAHEDDHQISEEVQTVYRKENSGDIEELSPEDLAAELSWEDKEEKNGNHRPSPDQDPLVQSILALQSVQEALENEVQKLVEIGKEPVRDGSVNINNVHVDSTFADEEIHETSSSDQLASEKITKSASGSLETQVFTLTHKVKYLESKLEEARSVLQVKESKISELKTSVKSSGSWKEESRSIAESQQDEYRKMELDLEGLFQKKMEAEIEFLVLTWEIEKLKVSVGNQITVVEEQTALVVEQEQMLNKLGEVESKAVMLKKQAEELEKYHGNILDVEEVLQMRGRVCKVMSCFFTQLVLLVLVFLFLILQFSIHSGVVVPT, encoded by the exons ATGGATTTGGGAAGCGAGTGTTCTGCGCTTGAATTGGTTGAGGATAATGAAGCCACTCAAAACACAATACCTCATGTTGGTGATGATAAAATGAAGAATAATCACGGTGATGATTGCAAGAGTAAAGATAATGGATCGTGCACAATTGATAATCTGACTCAGAGGTCGGCCATCGATCAAACTGGCTATTCCGATGCTTTGACAGCTGGTAATCATGTAAAGGGTACTGCCGAGATTGTACTGCCGATGCATTCAACTCCTCTTGTAGCAGGTAAATCCCCTGGTGGGTCATCTCCTCCTACCACCAAAGGGTATGGCTTGAAGAAATGGAGGCGGATCAAGAGAGACTTTGTGAAGGATTCCACCGCCTCAATGGACAGCAGTAAAATATTGAAGCGAGGTTTGACCGGTTCTGCAAATCTGGATCCAAGTAAACCTCAACAGAGGGCATCACCTGAGATCAAGCAGAATAGTGCATCCCCTATTGGACCTGTGAATATGTTGAGCACAAGTGTTGCTCCTGGATCCATGTTTGCTGTTGGAGCTGCTTTTGCTTCTGCCACAGACTCTGAAAATAGTGAGGACCGGAGTAGCAAGTCATCAACAGCAGCCAGTATGCCAAAGGTGAGATATGACCTGCCTGCAGTTTTGGGGTACATGCATGATAAAAACCAGATGAAGAATTTAGGTCGGAACATTGTGGGTAATTCAAGTCATAGAGTTCAACAGGGAAAGGGCCGTGCTGAAAGCAGTAAGAAGGCCAGAGGAGTAAGGGTCAAAATCGAGAAGGAAAATTCTCATTCTAGTGTGGAATCTGACTCAAGAAGCTCCAACTTTATCTTTACACAGCATCCAATTTCTGTGACAAGTAATGGAAAGCAAAGTGGAAACCCCATGAATTATGATGGAGAAAATAGTGATGAAGCTCATGAAGACGACCACCAGATCAGTGAGGAAGTTCAAACTGTTTATAGGAAAGAAAATTCAGGTGATATTGAGGAACTTTCACCTGAAGATTTAGCTGCAGAATTATCTTGGGaggacaaagaagaaaaaaatgggaATCACCGGCCTTCACCAGATCAAGACCCATTGGTCCAGTCTATTCTTGCTCTCCAATCTGTCCAGGAAGCCCTTGAAAATG AAGTACAGAAGCTAGTAGAGATAGGCAAGGAACCTGTACGTGATGGTTCAGTTAACATTAACAATGTTCATGTGGATTCTACTTTTGCTGATGAGGAAATCCACGAAACTAGCTCCTCTGACCAATTAGCTTCTGAAAAGATCACAAAAAGTGCTTCAGGTTCCTTGGAAACTCAGGTATTCACCTTAACACACAAAGTAAAATATTTAGAGAGCAAACTGGAGGAAGCAAGGTCCGTACTTCAGGTGAAGGAATCAAAGATTTCTGAACTGAAAACTAGTGTGAAGAGTAGCGGGTCATGGAAGGAAGAATCAAGAAGCATTGCAGAGTCGCAACAAGATGAATATAGAAAAATGGAACTTGACCTTGAGGGCCTGTTTCAAAAGAAAATGGAGGCTGAAATTGAATTTCTAGTTCTAACCTGGGAAATAGAGAAGTTGAAAGTTTCAGTAGGCAATCAAATCACAGTAGTTGAAGAGCAAACAGCATTGGTTGTGGAGCAAGAACAGATGTTGAATAAGCTTGGAGAGGTAGAAAGCAAGGCTGTAATGCTAAAGAAACAAGCGGAGGAGTTGGAAAAATATCATGGAAACATCTTAGATGTGGAAGAGGTTTTGCAGATGCGTGGAAGAGTATGCAAGGTTATGTCATGTTTTTTTACACAACTAGTATTACTGGTTTTAGTGTTCTTATTCCTTATTTTGCAGTTTTCAATCCATTCAGGGGTGGTTGTCCCCACCTGA
- the LOC108461976 gene encoding photosystem I reaction center subunit V, chloroplastic-like, with product MASASALLTPIFTTTLQNKHGSRHNIATPSFQGLRPLRKAPSSKLAPLSCGRKVGGVKAELSAPVVISLSTGLSLFLGRFVFFNFQRENVAKQVPEQNGLTHFEAGDTRAKEYVSLLKSNDPVGFNLVDVLAWGSLGHIVAYYILATSSNGYDPKFFS from the coding sequence ATGGCATCAGCCTCAGCTTTGTTAACCCCCATCTTCACCACCACCCTCCAAAACAAACATGGCAGCCGCCACAACATCGCCACTCCATCGTTCCAAGGCCTCAGGCCCCTACGCAAGGCCCCCTCTTCCAAGCTCGCCCCCTTGTCTTGTGGTAGAAAGGTTGGTGGTGTGAAGGCGGAGCTAAGCGCCCCAGTGGTGATAAGCCTAAGCACAGGCCTCTCCCTTTTCTTGGGTCGGTTCGTGTTCTTCAACTTCCAAAGAGAGAACGTGGCGAAGCAAGTGCCTGAGCAAAACGGGTTGACCCATTTCGAAGCGGGTGACACTCGAGCCAAGGAGTATGTTAGCCTCCTGAAATCCAACGATCCGGTGGGATTCAACCTGGTGGATGTTCTGGCTTGGGGATCCCTGGGTCATATTGTTGCTTACTATATCTTGGCCACCTCCAGCAATGGCTATGATCCCAAGTTCTTTAGTTGA
- the LOC108463884 gene encoding high mobility group B protein 10 isoform X1, with translation MSEHQEQSERRNGHASMSRYPSPTATYEDVLQSPDLFWEKLKAFHISLGFKFKVPVVGGKALDLHQLFVEVTSRGGLEKVIKDRKWKEVIVGFRFPTTITSASFVLRKYYLSLLYHFEQVYYFRKQLSSVSTPGTASESLVTGSANAMEDASTNQLTAVGTQQLQIGSSVTGIIDGKFDNGYLVTVRLGSDQFKGVLYHIPQMHQLSQSSNTSDVPPRRRKRSRLAQDPSRPKSNRSGYNHFYAEHYAQLKPMYYGEEKVISKKIGNLWSNLTEAEKQVYQEKGMKDERYGTEMLEYRSSHDSTPQ, from the exons ATGTCTGAGCATCAAGAGCAGAGTGAGAGGAGAAATGGGCACGCCAGCATGTCTCGCTATCCCTCTCCTACTGCTACCTATGAGGATGTTCTTCAAAGTCCTGACCTTTTCTGGGAAAAGCTCAAAGCTTTTCACATATCTCTCGGCTTCAAGTTCAA GGTTCCGGTTGTTGGAGGAAAGGCTCTGGATCTGCATCAACTCTTCGTGGAAGTCACATCACGTGGAGGTCTCGAAAAG GTAATAAAAGATCGCAAATGGAAGGAAGTGATTGTGGGCTTTAGATTTCCTACAACCATTACGAGTGCGTCTTTTGTTTTAAGGAAGTATTATTTATCATTGCTTTATCACTTTGAGCAAGTCTATTACTTCCGTAAACAACTCTCTTCAGTCTCAACCCCAG GCACTGCCAGTGAGAGCCTTGTGACTGGATCTGCAAACGCAATGGAAGATGCCTCTACAAACCAATTAACAGCTGTTG GAACTCAGCAGTTGCAGATTGGCAGTTCTGTGACAGGGATCATTGATGGAAAATTTGATAATGGCTATCTGGTTACAGTTAGGTTGGGGTCTGATCAATTTAAAGGTGTTCTATATCATATCCCCCAAATGCATCAACTGTCTCAAAGTTCAAATACTTCAGATGTACCTCCTCGACGCCGAAAGAGATCCCGGTTAGCACAGGACCCCTCCAGGCCAAAATCAAACAGGAGTGGTTATAATCATTTCTATGCTGAGCATTATGCTCAACTCAAACCTATGTACTATGGGGAAGAGAAAGTCATCAGCAAGAAAATTGGGAACTTGTGGAGCAATCTGACAGAGGCCGAGAAACAG GTTTATCAGGAGAAAGGGATGAAGGATGAGAGATACGGAACTGAAATGTTGGAATATCGATCTTCCCATGATTCGACACCTCAATAG
- the LOC108463884 gene encoding high mobility group B protein 10 isoform X2 encodes MSEHQEQSERRNGHASMSRYPSPTATYEDVLQSPDLFWEKLKAFHISLGFKFKVPVVGGKALDLHQLFVEVTSRGGLEKVIKDRKWKEVIVGFRFPTTITSASFVLRKYYLSLLYHFEQVYYFRKQLSSVSTPGTASESLVTGSANAMEDASTNQLTAVGTQQLQIGSSVTGIIDGKFDNGYLVTVRLGSDQFKGVLYHIPQMHQLSQSSNTSDVPPRRRKRSRLAQDPSRPKSNRSGYNHFYAEHYAQLKPMYYGEEKVISKKIGNLWSNLTEAEKQVYQEKGMKDVCVCVCAV; translated from the exons ATGTCTGAGCATCAAGAGCAGAGTGAGAGGAGAAATGGGCACGCCAGCATGTCTCGCTATCCCTCTCCTACTGCTACCTATGAGGATGTTCTTCAAAGTCCTGACCTTTTCTGGGAAAAGCTCAAAGCTTTTCACATATCTCTCGGCTTCAAGTTCAA GGTTCCGGTTGTTGGAGGAAAGGCTCTGGATCTGCATCAACTCTTCGTGGAAGTCACATCACGTGGAGGTCTCGAAAAG GTAATAAAAGATCGCAAATGGAAGGAAGTGATTGTGGGCTTTAGATTTCCTACAACCATTACGAGTGCGTCTTTTGTTTTAAGGAAGTATTATTTATCATTGCTTTATCACTTTGAGCAAGTCTATTACTTCCGTAAACAACTCTCTTCAGTCTCAACCCCAG GCACTGCCAGTGAGAGCCTTGTGACTGGATCTGCAAACGCAATGGAAGATGCCTCTACAAACCAATTAACAGCTGTTG GAACTCAGCAGTTGCAGATTGGCAGTTCTGTGACAGGGATCATTGATGGAAAATTTGATAATGGCTATCTGGTTACAGTTAGGTTGGGGTCTGATCAATTTAAAGGTGTTCTATATCATATCCCCCAAATGCATCAACTGTCTCAAAGTTCAAATACTTCAGATGTACCTCCTCGACGCCGAAAGAGATCCCGGTTAGCACAGGACCCCTCCAGGCCAAAATCAAACAGGAGTGGTTATAATCATTTCTATGCTGAGCATTATGCTCAACTCAAACCTATGTACTATGGGGAAGAGAAAGTCATCAGCAAGAAAATTGGGAACTTGTGGAGCAATCTGACAGAGGCCGAGAAACAG GTTTATCAGGAGAAAGGGATGAAggatgtgtgtgtgtgtgtgtgtgcagtTTGA